The DNA sequence aaatttatcaagtcggagaatttaattctgtacttttttaatttcgatcGACTGATTGCGTACGgaaattacattttcaattatttttttactgctcTATTGAGAAGTTTAACTGAacatatttgtaattaatttggcTCGAAGGTTCAATTtactacaactttttttttcttttcgaaaattttttatccaagtTTAAATAGCTAATTAACTATCAAGTTTACGTGAAAATTgaagattactttttttgtaggaaattgtaATCTCTTACGACTTTACCTCTTAAcacttttatcaaattttttatattttcgctaaaattttaatttaaagtgattaattttaaaattgatagaaaactgaaaaatttattttttgtttggaCAAAAATTATGACTAAACTATCATAgatactgaaaaaatatatttatattttttgtagaaaattgaatttcctaaaAGTTTGTCTCTGTGTACTTTTATcgtatttttgatattttacccataattttaaaatgaaattattccATCTAAAAATTTACGCAAAAATTCactaaaacgttttttttttttttatctttgattaaaaattctgaTCGAACGATGatcgctgaaaaaaaagtattcgttcatttctatagaaaatataatttcctataaaaaacgAATGAATTTATACGTAAAACGAATTTCGACAATTTAATTtcgtattttatattttttattcaaatatcaaacacttaaaaaaatgttccATTCTCTCCAACTCGACAATTAAAACTctttcaactaaaaatatatttctaaattaataatttttttttaatcaaaaattcttTGTACCTCAGTCGATTGTtggacaaaaaatataattatttagattcgAGTTACAAGTTCGTTTGaggttcattaaaaaaaatataaataaaaagctaGAGTTCTCGATGGATGTACTGCAGTAAAGAtctttgatgaaataaaaataaaaacaaaaaagatccctcgtaataaaataatttgaactcACTCATTAACGAGCAAATGAATTTACGACACGactaatttatatacatatatatatatatatatgtatattgtacagagctttttttttaattgcattgcTTTAAGTTAAGAGGAGCACCCTCGACCCGCTTACGCATTTATCCAgacacttaaaaatataaataaacatatttacGAAAACCGAGCTAagatttaaaactaaaattagtttaattttttataatcctgtcagtatttcaataataataacaaagcttcaaattattatcattattctcCATTTTTACGCTTCATTgagatcaaattaaaagaagaagaaaataagaaattgaTACTTTTGAAGGATTTTACTAGAATTCcaatcgaaaatattgaataataatctTCTTTAAaacttaagtatttttttatccattttattttggGCAATCACTtgaaaggagaaaaaaaaagtttgtcgTGAAATCTCAGCGCGATCTAAATATTCAAATCCTCGTGAGGGTAACGACGCGCGCGGGAGCTTTGCTTGTAAAGAAGAGAACCAAAGAGGAGTCggtataactttatatatatatatctatatatttataaaaagaagaTAGTATAGGTCTGTAGGGACTTATCCGCAGAAATCTTTTCTCTTGATACTTTCTCTAGTTTTTTTAGtgagtatttaattttgaaatttctcgaATACGCTCGGCATTAAAACACTATGGATAGTTTCTgcaaatatatagatatgtgtGTACATATGTGAGGGGGTggtttttttgtaactttgcGAAATCGATAGGATTCGAGGAAACGATCGTTAGTGGAGAGAATCTAACAAACGGGAGATTTACGAGGAGGTCTTATGACCTCGGTGATGTCGATGTGTACGAAAGCTCAGGTGTAATTGTTTCTGTGTTGGACCTGTCGTACCATCGTCATCGACCTGCACAACCCCGGATTGTGAGCACACATACACCCACCCACAAACTGTATTTATATGTCCCCCTAACAAATGTCCGACATTTACGAGCATGTCAACGTACGGAATTACGTGATCACGACAATctaaatagttaaatataaatttaacgaattatttactattattttcagtttatgCTTTTGGCTTATTTATTACTCGCTTTATtcgtaattaaaaagtttttatttattgtctttgctattattttattaatctttaTCTTCCCACtcagaaaatcgatgatttttaaaaatttcgggaagttattgttttcatcccgattttcgaaaatcgagttttcatcagatgtttGAGGTCCTAAGAAGCCATTCTTTTCGCGTCACCGGAaagaaaactttgaaaaatttttgtcctttacttttatgcaCCAGCgatattttagaatatttttctgaTACTCGGGGCTCggtgttgagaaaaaaaaattatgttcctTCACTTTCATGTGCAAGTGATATTATAGAAGTTTTCTCTGAATCCTAGACTCACCCTAAAGAAAACGTAGGAGAATTTTTTGtatcacaacaatgttttcgagctcaagaaggtggaaaacagcgggaagtttcagggctggcccgcagggtcaacagatagacagatttttttttatcttttaatttgaattagaattttaaaatttaaatccacggaaggtaaaaatgattatttttttatctatgaaTTTAATTCTAGACTATcatagataaagaaaaaatatatttcagtatacttttatcatatatttgaaaatttaaccagatcttaaatttataaattaaggaaaaaattaaaataatataattttttatctttaaattaaagttttagcTAAACTAtcacagataaaaaaaattgcataaatacatttttatgcTAAATTTAATTCCCCACGAGGGGAATGGATTTTTCCATAGTCAATATCTTTGtcgctatttaaatttaaagtaaaccataaaaatttaattaatatgtttaataaataaattctgcATTACAAATGCAAGCTAATAATATTGTAGTGTTAGAAGCGTGTACCATGgctgcatatatatatatatatatgtataaccGGAGTTAAATGTCCCTGGTGTGTGCCAACATTGTCAAGCTCCAGGATCCTAATGTTAATTTATGTTAGCTGGCAGCGTAAATTACTCTCCGCATCCCTGATGAGACTCGTGCAATTATGCTTTCTGTAATCGATACTCTCTGCTCTGGCTTATGAGTAATAAGGCGGTTGGTTGCTGCACCGAATACATGCTTGATAAAAACTGCCCTCAGTCGACCACCAAAAACCCTGTTTCCAAATTAAATCTCTCTCGgcaaactaataaaaaataaaaaccaaacATTATTTAGTATTCCATTTACGTTAATTACTTTCATGTtccactaaaataaaaaaaaaatataaaaaggtAATCAGAGGGCGGgatgttaaaattataaaaatcacgtcatttcatatttttttttttttttttttttcctgaagAGTCTCAATGAGATGGACGATCAATCAATTGGGtacttgaaaattcaaatttcagcCAATACTCAATGACATATTGCGATCAAGAGCATGTGATATCGActcttataatattaaattgctaaaaaaactttattgattttaaaaaaatatttattttcctttactttAGTGCCTCATTACCTCAATATATTTgcataattattcttattacaaatataattatttaaatagaaaagtgGAAGGAccttttgttatatttaaaattaaaattccgaCCAtcctcatttaatttttactgacaAATTCCCACTTTCCTCTTTACCACTGattccaataaaataatttatatttgaatttcaaattcgctgattaaaaaattataataaacaaaattaatgtttaaaacATGATCATActtatcaatgaaaatttatttaatctaatgAAAGCTTAAAGCTGAAGCTCGGTGACCTGAAGAAAACTAAAATCTCATTCAATAGAatgtatatagatgtatagCTCATAGAAAAGTGGTCTATGTTACCCAACGATTATTATTTCATGCGTCTTCATGTcaatcgtttttttattttttattatattttttttctattccgGTACAGAGTCTAGAGGAATAACGTGTGCTCGTTATTCAccttttctttctcttttttatCGTTACCAAGTAAATTGCTTCGAGTATATACCCTGAGCTTTGGGCAAGCTTCCTCTCTTGGATCCCCTTGCCCATTTTTTCTCTGCCCCCCGCCCTCACTGTGGCTCTTAAACTCGAATGCGAAGGGAATCGCGAACTCGACCTACTGCTCGTTGGATCAGCGCTTTTCTCGACAGTAACTCTTGCGACTAATGAGAATTCTGCTTTCTCTTCAAGTACCTGAGCTCGTCGAGCTTTCTGAGCAAACACACGTATCTAGgcctgtaaaaatataaaaatttaattttttaaatttcctctgGCGACCGTcggtattttaaataaaatattaacggATATGAAGATCTAGAACTTGTTTAAGGGTTTGAGACTAAATACGATGAGACACTAATTAGATCCGGTGTTTTTGGGTTACAGACACGCTGAGTCTAAATGATGGGATGGAAAAGCTGGAGCGGCATCCTGGGCAAGGCAGGCCAAGACAGCAGATGATCGATCACTCGATCGGTCTCAAGACCAAGCCCGAGCCCACTTTTGATTTTAACCAGCCCACTAATGTCACTGCTCTCATTGGAAAAACAGCGTATCTCACTTGTCGAGTCAGACATCTTGGGAATAAAACtgtgagtatttttttaatcatttttaaataaacctaccaggaattttattttttaaatttatcttataattaaaataactcgTTAACTATCATGTTTACATGAAAATGTAAAAGTACTTTTTATATtgggaatttaatttcctacaaatttgtATCTGGACactttgatgataatttttacagtttagctacaatttataatttaaaatactttaatttttaattaacataaaaatacaaaaaaaaaaaagtttttaaattaaaacagtcaaactatgaaaaatataaacaaaatatataaaaacaaatttacaggaaattaaattttctacaaaaaattgaagcaacttttgccataAAGCCGATAGTTTATGagctattttaattaaaagggataaatgtttttctttttttcatctcaGTTAATTACCGTcgattgtataaaaataataaaacagagGCACTAAACGCGTAAGGTCAgtgttgaaattaaattaccttttcaatataatttatttagctgACAATACTGTAGTCGAGTGTCAAGTGAAAAGTAATTATCGAGAAATAACAGTATTACATCAACCCAATTGGACATTTATCGACGCTCGGGTCTGTTGCTACAACTCTATTTTGTCAATACTCGGTTTAGACTCAGTCCAACTAACCCCAATAACCCTGGCAATAAaccttttcaaaaaataataataattaaaacttattttaactACGCTAAACTCttcattataattgttataaatttattcaccggccagatttgaatttattacgaTTTAATGAAgctcaaagttttataaatcaccataaaaaaaaaaaaaaaaaaaaaaaaaaaataatcttaaagtaaaattacgTATAATAAGAGTTGAGGAGCAAGAAATTACTTTGTAGTAATAGCCTCAGGCGTTAATGATAACTTGAAGGCTTTAACTTCGCGGTTGAATGAACCGCGTTATCCATTGactattaacttttttagtcttcgctaatattttaaattaaaatcactaaataattctattatcCACAGttttatttaccatttttatcactgcaggtataaatttatgaatacttatatatatatatgtatatatcattCTATACTTTTCgcaattttcgttttttttttaatttaaaattctaactTAACGGTCATAGATACGAGAAAAATAGATCAgcacttttttgtagaaaatttaatttccttaaGATTTTATCTCATATcgttttatcatatttttgatagtttagCTAAAATCCTCAATCTCGTACCAAATAATCAGATCGTtggtaatttgaattttaattgtgaatttaaaataataaaagttttttttatcacaattatGTGgcagtcaataaatttattacaaataaataaaatataaaaacctgacattttgatatttttattatattccgCCAACATTCATTTggagttaaattaataaaaataataaatactcaatttataaacttataacTGACAATTTATTCCATAGCtgcgttgaaaaaaaaaacaccatctattatttattatttgcgaaCAAAAGTACACTTCGATCGCAAAcaatataacaaattttattattttccatccaactattttttaaatttaatttaaaatcaactaattatagaaaatgaaaaaattaaatatttatatatttatatatatatatgatgtttCAGTAGTCGCATTACTTTGATGtccaattattataaattcacaatgtaatttatttgttcatgTATCTGCTGGAGTTGTTACTCCTGCGTAACCGGGTTTAAAACGAACATGCGAATTTAAATACGATACGTAACAGATAATGCCGTCAacgtgaaataaaaaaaaaattcaatacgcGGAAACGAAATGCTGTGTACTTGGAAcacaactaaatttaattatctcagtactttatttaaaatttaaattaaattaaattcgttaattattattattaaaaaaatattataatcaaGTACGagactttttaataaaacactcTCTGAATACaagttttaatttgaaaagttatactattttatcttttattaaaatttattgattatcaaactaagaattattaatatacagctcggggtaaaatgggcaATTTGTGAgatttcattttgaaattaattatttgacttGAACTTATTAACAATTCGagtggaataattttttactcgaaaaattataatttataaatttgacctttattaaacttttaatacaTATTCATGGTGGTCTATAGAGTACTTGCCAGAAAATACAATTAaaggattttaatttttcttcattgcCTTCAGATTCTGACAAGTTGTTTTTTCCAAGtctcaattaaaatttttatttcatataatttttttttttttttttcggtttaaaaattaatttaagtcaattaaattttatgaatatttaatttgaaaataattaagatctttaaaaattagtttttccttacttcttaatttaattttaaattaaatatttttcagattgttaaaaacttaaacgaaaaaaattttccaaccggaaataactttattttacgGAAATACAAATGATGAGTAAATATACAGCgtttttgtaaattgttaCTCTAGCCTCCATTTTGTcctgaatattaaaaaaaattaatcattattttcaacagTAAATTCACCCTGtctattttatagtaaataaataactgcaaaaaaatatttttatactttgcctttaaataaaaatatatagattaaataattataggatttgaaataaatattgtgcttgttatttaaatatttgtaacagTGATGTTTATTTACGCAACTTGACTAAATagtcttgatttaaaaataaaaataaatattagtgaTAACTGTCcgagcatttattttttttttaattttattacataaaataataataaatacttgttacatacatacatattgaTCGGTAAATAAAGTTTGACCATTACCTGGAACATCGAATGTCAACTGGGTCTTCCATATTAATAGGGGACTAAATATTTACCTCAACTTGtcggaaataaaatgaagatgAAAATGTCGTAGTGAAATATTTTCGGTCAGcggttaatttataatattggaGCGtgtaaaatttgatatttctaCCACAgacgtatttatatatacgtcATTGAGCTCTAGATGAATTCATTGATCGAATTTGCGGAATTTTTGTCGCCCCAGCTCGGCGTTTAAAATCCGATTGCGGGTTGCACCAGTCACCAGGCAATATATACCGAGTGCCATGGAATATTAATGGGCGATGGTGGAAAATGCAGTGAGCGTTTGCTCATGTCGCAGTTACTGGCTCCACTGGCAGTGACTCTGACGCACGTCCTCAATGTGGAAAATACTTGAGAATCCTGAGGGGTTCGTCTTGACGCAACGGTTTGTCGATATTCGACCTCAAGAGTACTCGGTATGCATCGATATTTCAAATAGTTATTCGATAGGTACCGAGCCATACCCGTTGCCGTCTTCCTTCCCATCTACACCCTGTATACCAGAGTACTGCCACGCCATCCCCATCCAAGCTCGCTGTCTCTGTTGGCCAATTTTACTTCCTTTCTCTATATGAATTCTTTAAAtcattagtattaatattgaGGACCTGATATTATtccaagtaatttatttttaaaatttataaacaacaaCCGCAGTCGCAAACAAAACTATTCCATCATCAAATTAACAGATTGCATATCCGTACTCTCGATAAATTACCAACTTGTATGCTAATAACCGAcgactattttaattatttatttaatatttataaacctccgcccatttatttaaatttaaatttaattatttattttttaaaaatagtttttgtcGTAAActtcaatcaaaaattttttattactaaccAGGGAAATACTCGAGTCTTTAGTCgtacattattaaatatttctaacaGGATGTTTAAAttgtttgataattattatccgTAGGATGATGCTTACAGAgataaaacttgaaatttactacttatccatgattataataaaatattcattatatcACTTAAGAGGATcatcaaaaattcattatgCTGAagattactaattattatttcaaataattaattttcataaatttaatttttttaaaaagacatataaataaaaaagtaaataataaactgtgtatttaaatttaaaatcaggtGTCGTGGGTACGACTGCGAGACATCCACATTCTGACAACCGGAGCGTACACTTACACGAGTGATCAGCGATTCCAGGCTCTGCACAGACAGAACACCGGTCAGAATAACGAATGGTCTGAGTGGACCCTGTGCATAAAATGGGCCCAGGAGCGTGACCAGGGTATTTACGACTGTCAAATATCGACCATACCACTAAAGTCTCACCAGTTTTACCTGAACGTTGTCGGTGAGTAGCTGATATCATATCTATATAGATGCACACAATAGAATATAATATATCGCAGTATATACTGCAAGACCAGAGTAAACTTTACTAGTCTAGAGATGACACTGTGATAGAACGACAGGCATGATAAAACAGTGTGTTGTTTACGAGATGACGTTGACATGAAAATGGTGTTGTATTTGTTGATGCAGTTCCCACGGCAACGATTCTCGGTGGTCCGGAACTGTACGTGGGTGCTGGAAGTACGATAAACCTGACATGTGCGATACGGTTCAGCTCAGAACCCCCAGCCTACATCTTTTGGTACTACGACGGCAACGTACTCAGCTACGACAGTCCTAGAGGTGGTGTGTCGGTGATAACGGAGAAAGGAACTGATGTTACAACTTCGTGGCTCCTTATACAGACAGCACAGCCCTCAGACTCGG is a window from the Microplitis demolitor isolate Queensland-Clemson2020A chromosome 4, iyMicDemo2.1a, whole genome shotgun sequence genome containing:
- the LOC103578762 gene encoding zwei Ig domain protein zig-8 isoform X1, whose amino-acid sequence is MALRWQARLSIAAILFMCTEDTLSLNDGMEKLERHPGQGRPRQQMIDHSIGLKTKPEPTFDFNQPTNVTALIGKTAYLTCRVRHLGNKTVSWVRLRDIHILTTGAYTYTSDQRFQALHRQNTGQNNEWSEWTLCIKWAQERDQGIYDCQISTIPLKSHQFYLNVVVPTATILGGPELYVGAGSTINLTCAIRFSSEPPAYIFWYYDGNVLSYDSPRGGVSVITEKGTDVTTSWLLIQTAQPSDSGEYSCKPSNANTASIRVHVVNGERPEAMQTGTAGPILSSSCLLVSLIILYISSV
- the LOC103578762 gene encoding zwei Ig domain protein zig-8 isoform X2, yielding MEKLERHPGQGRPRQQMIDHSIGLKTKPEPTFDFNQPTNVTALIGKTAYLTCRVRHLGNKTVSWVRLRDIHILTTGAYTYTSDQRFQALHRQNTGQNNEWSEWTLCIKWAQERDQGIYDCQISTIPLKSHQFYLNVVVPTATILGGPELYVGAGSTINLTCAIRFSSEPPAYIFWYYDGNVLSYDSPRGGVSVITEKGTDVTTSWLLIQTAQPSDSGEYSCKPSNANTASIRVHVVNGERPEAMQTGTAGPILSSSCLLVSLIILYISSV